A genomic stretch from Lysobacter ciconiae includes:
- the prfA gene encoding peptide chain release factor 1, whose amino-acid sequence MTPSLRRKLEALAERREELERLLADPDVIGDNQRFRQLSREFSQLGPVATALADEAAAQADLETALAMRGDPELSELAEEEITAASERLRRLDIELLAHLVPRDPRDEGDLYLEVRAGTGGDEAAIFAGDLFRMYSRYAERQGWRVEVESANEGEHGGYKELIARVEGRGAYSKLKFESGTHRVQRVPETESQGRVHTSAATVAIIAVEPEGEPIEINPADLRVDTFRSSGAGGQHVNKTDSAIRITHLPSGIVVESQTERSQHANRDTAMKRLRATLAEEQANKAAAAIAEDRKLQVGSGDRSQRIRTYNYSQGRITDHRVEGLTLYDLPNVLTGDLDALVERLQQEHQADELARLTKGT is encoded by the coding sequence ATGACCCCCAGCCTGCGCCGCAAGCTCGAAGCCCTCGCCGAACGCCGGGAAGAACTGGAGCGCCTGCTCGCCGATCCGGACGTCATCGGCGACAACCAGCGCTTCCGCCAGCTGTCGCGCGAGTTCTCGCAGCTGGGGCCGGTGGCGACCGCGCTGGCCGACGAGGCCGCTGCCCAAGCCGACCTGGAGACGGCGCTGGCGATGCGCGGCGACCCCGAGCTGTCCGAGCTGGCTGAGGAGGAAATCACCGCGGCCAGCGAGCGCCTGCGCCGGCTGGACATCGAACTGCTCGCCCATCTGGTGCCGCGCGATCCACGCGACGAGGGCGACCTGTACCTGGAGGTCCGTGCCGGCACCGGCGGCGACGAGGCGGCGATTTTCGCCGGCGACCTGTTCCGCATGTATTCGCGCTACGCCGAACGGCAGGGCTGGCGAGTGGAGGTCGAGTCGGCCAACGAAGGCGAGCACGGCGGCTACAAGGAGCTGATCGCGCGCGTCGAGGGGCGCGGCGCGTATTCCAAACTGAAGTTCGAGTCCGGCACCCACCGCGTGCAGCGCGTCCCGGAGACCGAATCCCAGGGCCGCGTGCACACTTCGGCCGCTACCGTCGCCATCATCGCGGTGGAGCCTGAAGGCGAGCCGATCGAGATCAACCCGGCCGACCTGCGCGTGGACACCTTCCGCTCCTCCGGCGCCGGCGGCCAGCACGTCAACAAGACCGATTCGGCGATCCGCATCACCCACCTGCCCAGCGGCATCGTGGTCGAGAGCCAGACCGAGCGCAGCCAGCACGCCAACCGCGACACGGCGATGAAGCGCCTGCGCGCGACCCTGGCCGAGGAGCAGGCCAACAAGGCCGCGGCGGCCATCGCCGAGGACCGCAAGCTGCAGGTCGGCAGCGGCGATCGCAGCCAGCGCATCCGCACCTACAACTACTCGCAGGGGCGCATCACCGACCACCGGGTCGAAGGCCTGACCCTGTACGACCTGCCCAACGTGCTCACCGGCGACCTGGACGCGCTCGTCGAGCGGCTGCAACAGGAACACCAGGCCGACGAGCTCGCGCGCCTGACCAAGGGCACCTGA